Proteins encoded within one genomic window of Sulfurovum sp. XGS-02:
- a CDS encoding response regulator transcription factor, protein MKILLLEDDIGLADIMSEYLEDNDFELDLVYDGEEALDKAYETQYDLYIFDVNVPAIKGFDLLKTLRDNGDATPTIFVTSLNDIEDVSQGFESGADDYLKKPFELAELLLRIKNIQKRSFAQKRSTLIQIDKDITFDIDTELLHTNGESVSLPQKELKLLKHFLKHPNEVVTFESLYDVLWDYDETASAESLRAHIKNLRKHLTKDMIQNLRGLGYRFEMETSDR, encoded by the coding sequence ATGAAAATATTATTATTGGAAGATGATATAGGTTTGGCAGATATCATGTCAGAGTACCTTGAAGACAATGATTTTGAGCTTGACCTTGTCTATGATGGAGAGGAAGCCCTAGATAAAGCCTATGAAACACAGTATGATCTCTATATCTTCGATGTCAATGTGCCTGCGATCAAAGGTTTTGATCTATTGAAAACATTGCGGGACAATGGTGATGCGACCCCTACGATATTTGTGACATCACTCAATGACATAGAGGATGTATCACAAGGCTTTGAAAGCGGTGCAGATGATTACCTCAAAAAACCTTTTGAACTTGCGGAACTTCTTTTACGTATTAAAAACATTCAGAAGCGTTCTTTTGCACAAAAACGTTCTACCCTGATACAGATAGATAAAGATATCACTTTTGATATAGATACTGAATTACTCCATACAAACGGAGAGAGTGTTTCTCTGCCGCAAAAAGAACTTAAACTGCTCAAGCACTTTTTGAAACATCCCAATGAGGTCGTCACATTTGAAAGTCTTTATGATGTACTATGGGATTATGATGAAACAGCCTCAGCTGAATCTCTAAGAGCACATATCAAAAACCTTAGAAAGCATCTTACAAAAGATATGATACAGAATCTAAGAGGTCTAGGTTACAGATTTGAAATGGAAACCTCGGACCGATGA